From the genome of Ovis aries strain OAR_USU_Benz2616 breed Rambouillet chromosome 5, ARS-UI_Ramb_v3.0, whole genome shotgun sequence:
ccattgtggtgGAAGGGAGGGATGGCGGAGGACTGGTTGCACAGTGTACAGTTGAAATTAGCATTCAAGATGAAAATGACAACAGACCAGATATTACATTCCATTCTCTAGTCGAAATGATTCTGGAAAACGCAGTGCCGGGAACTCTGATTGCTTTGATCAAAATACATGACAGAGATTCCGGGGAGAATGGGGAGGTTAATTGTCGATTAGAGGGTAAAGTACCTTTTCAGATAATCTCTTCCTCCAAAAATTCATACAAGTTGGTAACAGCCGGGATCCTGGACCGAGAGCAGATCCCGGAGTACAATGTCACCATCATAGCCACTGACAAGGGCAAGCCGCCTCTCTGCACCCATACAAGTGTTACCTTGCATATTACTGATGTCAACGACAATGCTCCGGTTTTCCACCAGGCCTCCTACGTCGTCCACGTGCCAGAAAACAACCCGCCTGGAGCTTCCATCGAGCAAGTCAGGGCCTCTGACCCCGACCTAGGGCCCAACGGCCATGTCTCCTACTCCATCGTGGCCAGCGACCTGGAGCCACGCGCGCTGTCGTCCTACGTGTCCGTGAACCCGCAGAGCGGAGTGGTGTTCGCGCAGCGCGCCTTCGACCACGAGCAGCTGCGCGCCTTCGAGCTGACGCTGCAGGCCCGCGACCACGGCTCGCCCGCGCTCAGCGCCAACGTGAGCCTGCGCGTGCTGGTGGGCGACCGCAACGACAACGCGCCCAGGGTGCTGTACCCGGCGCTGGGGCCCGACGGCTCGGCGCTCTTCGACACGGTGCCGCGCGCCGCGCAGCCCGGCTACCTGGTCACCAAGGTGGTGGCAGTGGACGCCGATTCTGGACACAACGCCTGGCTGTCCTACCACGTGCTGCAGGCCAGCGAGCCCGGACTGTTCAGCGTGGGGCTGCGCACGGGCGAGGTGCGCACGGCGAGGGCCTTGGGCGACAGGGACGCGGCCCGCCAGCGCCTGCTGGTCGCTGTGCGCGATGGGGGACAGCCGCCCCTCTCGGCCACCGCCACGCTGCTCCTGGTTTTCGCCGACAGCCTGCAGGAGGCGCTGCCGGACCTCAGTGACCGCCCGGCACCCCCTGACCCCCAGGCCGAGCTGCAGTTTTACCTGGTGGTGGCCTTGGCCTTGATCTCGGTGCTCTTCCTCTTGGCGGTGATTCTGGCGGTCGCCCTGCACCTGCGACGCTCCTCCAGCCCTGCTGCTTGGGGCTGCTTTAAGCCTGGTCTCTGTGTCAAGTCTGGACCGGTGGTTCCTCGAAACAGTGAAGGAACTTTACCTTATTCGTACAATCTGTGCGTTGCCCATACTGGAAAGACAgagtttaattttctaaaatgtagtGAGCAGTTGAGTTCAGGACAAGATATACTTTGTGGTGATTCGTCTGGGGCCTTATTTCCACTATGTAATTCCAGTGAGCCGACTTCCCATCCCGAAACTCTAATGGCGGTGAGTTCCATTTAAGTATCTACTCCTTTTCATcatctttgcaattttttttattcacatgaaaatatattgcatttttaaGTCTAACGAGTTGCTTAGGAATAATTAGAGCTCATCCGAAAGCTGTATATCC
Proteins encoded in this window:
- the LOC101105495 gene encoding protocadherin gamma-B5 isoform X20, giving the protein MGSCAGKSGWAERRPVLFPFLLSLFCLALSDQIHYRIPEEMPEGSVVGNLAKDLRLSVHELPTRKLRVSSEKPYFTVSAESGELLVSSRLDREQICGKKSACALEFEVVAENPLNFYHVNVEIEDVNDHTPKFSQNSFELQISESTPPGTRFILEVAEDADIGLNSLQTYKLSLSPSFSLINKEKQDGSKFPELVLEKPLDREQQSYHRLVLTASDGGDPPLSGTTELQIQVTDANDNPPVFSQDVYRVSLGENVPPGTTVLQVSATDQDEGVNSEIAYSFYRTGQVFGLNSKSGEITTLKTLDFEEIKEYSIVVEGRDGGGLVAQCTVEISIQDENDNRPDITFHSLVEMILENAVPGTLIALIKIHDRDSGENGEVNCRLEGKVPFQIISSSKNSYKLVTAGILDREQIPEYNVTIIATDKGKPPLCTHTSVTLHITDVNDNAPVFHQASYVVHVPENNPPGASIEQVRASDPDLGPNGHVSYSIVASDLEPRALSSYVSVNPQSGVVFAQRAFDHEQLRAFELTLQARDHGSPALSANVSLRVLVGDRNDNAPRVLYPALGPDGSALFDTVPRAAQPGYLVTKVVAVDADSGHNAWLSYHVLQASEPGLFSVGLRTGEVRTARALGDRDAARQRLLVAVRDGGQPPLSATATLLLVFADSLQEALPDLSDRPAPPDPQAELQFYLVVALALISVLFLLAVILAVALHLRRSSSPAAWGCFKPGLCVKSGPVVPRNSEGTLPYSYNLCVAHTGKTEFNFLKCSEQLSSGQDILCGDSSGALFPLCNSSEPTSHPETLMAQAPPNTDWRFSQAQRPGTSGSQNGDETGTWPNNQFDTEMLQAMILASASEAADGSSTLGGGAGTMGLSARYGPQFTLQHVPDYRQNVYIPGSNATLTNAAGKRDGKAPAGGNGNKKKSGKKEKK